The following proteins come from a genomic window of Meles meles chromosome 1, mMelMel3.1 paternal haplotype, whole genome shotgun sequence:
- the LOC123949680 gene encoding heterogeneous nuclear ribonucleoprotein A1-like, producing the protein MSKSESPKEPEQLRKLFIGGLSFETTDESLRSHFEPWGTLPDCVVMRDPNTKRSRGFGFVTYPPVEEVDAAMNARPHKVDGRVVEPKRAVPREDSQRPGAHLTVKKIFVGGIKEDTEEHHLRDDFEQYGKIEVIEIMTDRGSGKKRGFAFVTFDDHDSVDKTVIQKYHTVNGHNCEVRKALSKQEMASASSSQRGRSGSGNFGGGRGGGFGGKDNFGRRGNFSGRGGFGGSRGGGGYGGRGDGYNGFGNDGSNFGGGGSYNDFGNYNNQSSNFGPMKGGNFGGRSSGPYGGGGQYFAKP; encoded by the coding sequence ATGTCTaagtcagagtctcccaaagagcctgaacagcTGCGGAAGCTCTTCATCGGAggtctgagctttgaaacaaccgatgagagtctgaggagccattttgAGCCATGGGGAACACTTCCGGACTGTGTGGTCatgagagatccaaacaccaagcgctccagaggctttgggtttgtcacATATCCCCCTGTGGAGGAGGTGGATGCAGCCATGAATgcaaggccacacaaggtggatggaagagttgtggaaccaaagagggctgtcccaagagaagattctcaaagacccggtgcccacttaactgtgaaaaagatttttgttggtggcattaaagaagacactgaagaacatcatctaagagatGATTTCGAACAGTATGGGAAAATCGAAgtgattgagatcatgactgaccgaggcagtggcaaaaagaggggttttgcttttgtaacatttgatgaccatgattctgtagacaagactgtcattcaaaaataccatactgtgaatggccacaactgtgaagtaaggaaagcgctctctaagcaagagatggctagtgcttcatccagccaaagaggtcgaagtggttctggaaactttggtggtggtcgtggaggtggttttggtgggaaGGACAACTTTGGTCGCAGAGGAAACTTCAGTGGTcgaggtggctttggtggcagtcGAGGTGGTGGTGGATACGGTGGCCGTGGGGATGGCTATAATggatttggtaatgatggaagcaactttggaggtggcggaagctataatgattttggcaattacaacaatcaatcctcaaattttggacccatgaaaggaggcaattttggaggcagaagctctggcccttatggtggtggaggccaatacTTCGCCAAACCATGA
- the SMAP2 gene encoding stromal membrane-associated protein 2 isoform X2 yields MQEMGNGKANRLYEAYLPETFRRPQIDPAVEGFIRDKYEKKKYMDRSLDINAFRKEKDDKWKRGSEPASEKKMEPVVFEKVKMPQKKEDPQLPRKSSPKSSAPVMDLLGLDAPVSCSMANSKTSNTLEKDLDLLASVPSPSSSVSRKVVGSMPTAGSAGSVPENLNLFPEPGSKSEETGKKQLSKDSILSLYGSQTPQLPAQAMFMAPAQMAYPTAYPSFPGVTPPSSIMGSMMPPPVGMVAQPGASGMVAPMAMPAGYMGGMQASMMGVPNGMITTQQAGYMAGMAAVPQTVYGVQPAQQLQWNLTQMTQQMAGMNFCGAHGMLTYGQSMSGGNGQAANQTLSPQMWK; encoded by the exons ATGCAGGAGATGGGAAATGGAAAGGCAAACCGACTTTATGAAGCCTACCTTCCTGAGACTTTTCGGCGACCTCAAATAGACCC AGCTGTCGAGGGATTTATTCGAGATAAATACGAGAAGAAGAAATACATGGACCGAAGTTTGGACATCAATGCCTTTAGG aaagaaaaagatgacaaGTGGAAAAGAGGAAGTGAACCAGCTTcggagaaaaaaatggaacctGTTGTTTTTGAGAAAGTTAAAATG CCACAGAAAAAAGAAGATCCACAGCTACCTCGGAAAAGCTCCCCGAAATCCTCGGCCCCTGTCATGGATTTGTTGGGCCTTG ATGCTCCTGTGTCCTGCTCCATGGCAAATAGTAAGACTAGCAATACCCTAGAGAAGGATTTAGATCTTCTGGCTTCTGTTCCATCCCCCTCTTCTTCAGTTTCCAGAAAG GTTGTAGGTTCCATGCCAACTGCAGGGAGTGCCGGCTCTGTTCCTGAAAACCTGAACCTGTTTCCAGAGCCAGGGAGCAAATCGGAAGAAACGGGCAAGAAACAGCTCTCTAAAGACTCCATCCTTTCACTGTATGGATCCCAGACACCTCAGCTGCCTGCCCAAG CAATGTTCATGGCTCCGGCTCAGATGGCATATCCCACAGCCTACCCCAGCTTCCCTGGGGTCACCCCTCCTAGCAGCATCATGGGGAGCATGATGCCCCCACCAGTAGGCATGGTAGCGCAGCCAGGAGCTTCTGGGATGGTTGCCCCCATGGCCATGCCTGCAGGCTATATGGGTGGCATGCAGGCTTCAATGATGGGTGTGCCAAATGGAATGATCACCACCCAGCAGGCTGGCTACATGGCAGGCATGGCAGCTGTGCCCCAGACTGTGTATGGGGTTCAGCCCGCTCAGCAGCTGCAGTGGAACCTTACTCAG aTGACCCAGCAGATGGCTGGGATGAACTTCTGTGGAGCCCATGGCATGCTGACCTATGGACAGTCGATGAGCGGCGGAAATGGACAGGCAGCAAATCAGACTCTCAGCCCTCAGAtgtggaaataa
- the SMAP2 gene encoding stromal membrane-associated protein 2 isoform X1, whose protein sequence is MTGKSVKDVDRYQAVLANLLLEEDNKFCADCQSKGPRWASWNIGVFICIRCAGIHRNLGVHISRVKSVNLDQWTQEQIQCMQEMGNGKANRLYEAYLPETFRRPQIDPAVEGFIRDKYEKKKYMDRSLDINAFRKEKDDKWKRGSEPASEKKMEPVVFEKVKMPQKKEDPQLPRKSSPKSSAPVMDLLGLDAPVSCSMANSKTSNTLEKDLDLLASVPSPSSSVSRKVVGSMPTAGSAGSVPENLNLFPEPGSKSEETGKKQLSKDSILSLYGSQTPQLPAQAMFMAPAQMAYPTAYPSFPGVTPPSSIMGSMMPPPVGMVAQPGASGMVAPMAMPAGYMGGMQASMMGVPNGMITTQQAGYMAGMAAVPQTVYGVQPAQQLQWNLTQMTQQMAGMNFCGAHGMLTYGQSMSGGNGQAANQTLSPQMWK, encoded by the exons GGCCACGATGGGCCTCGTGGAACATTGGTGTCTTCATCTGCATTCGATGTGCTGGAATCCACAGGAATCTGGGGGTGCACATATCCAGAGTAAAATCAGTTAACCTCGACCAGTGGACTCAAGAACAGATTCAG TGCATGCAGGAGATGGGAAATGGAAAGGCAAACCGACTTTATGAAGCCTACCTTCCTGAGACTTTTCGGCGACCTCAAATAGACCC AGCTGTCGAGGGATTTATTCGAGATAAATACGAGAAGAAGAAATACATGGACCGAAGTTTGGACATCAATGCCTTTAGG aaagaaaaagatgacaaGTGGAAAAGAGGAAGTGAACCAGCTTcggagaaaaaaatggaacctGTTGTTTTTGAGAAAGTTAAAATG CCACAGAAAAAAGAAGATCCACAGCTACCTCGGAAAAGCTCCCCGAAATCCTCGGCCCCTGTCATGGATTTGTTGGGCCTTG ATGCTCCTGTGTCCTGCTCCATGGCAAATAGTAAGACTAGCAATACCCTAGAGAAGGATTTAGATCTTCTGGCTTCTGTTCCATCCCCCTCTTCTTCAGTTTCCAGAAAG GTTGTAGGTTCCATGCCAACTGCAGGGAGTGCCGGCTCTGTTCCTGAAAACCTGAACCTGTTTCCAGAGCCAGGGAGCAAATCGGAAGAAACGGGCAAGAAACAGCTCTCTAAAGACTCCATCCTTTCACTGTATGGATCCCAGACACCTCAGCTGCCTGCCCAAG CAATGTTCATGGCTCCGGCTCAGATGGCATATCCCACAGCCTACCCCAGCTTCCCTGGGGTCACCCCTCCTAGCAGCATCATGGGGAGCATGATGCCCCCACCAGTAGGCATGGTAGCGCAGCCAGGAGCTTCTGGGATGGTTGCCCCCATGGCCATGCCTGCAGGCTATATGGGTGGCATGCAGGCTTCAATGATGGGTGTGCCAAATGGAATGATCACCACCCAGCAGGCTGGCTACATGGCAGGCATGGCAGCTGTGCCCCAGACTGTGTATGGGGTTCAGCCCGCTCAGCAGCTGCAGTGGAACCTTACTCAG aTGACCCAGCAGATGGCTGGGATGAACTTCTGTGGAGCCCATGGCATGCTGACCTATGGACAGTCGATGAGCGGCGGAAATGGACAGGCAGCAAATCAGACTCTCAGCCCTCAGAtgtggaaataa